The genomic interval GTGTCGCAGCCGGTCGGAGGCGATCCCCTTGGTGAGCTCGCGTCCGCGGCGGCTTCGGCGTACGACGTCGATGGCTCGGTTGCGCGCGGTTGCGACGATCCAGCCGGCTGGGTTGTCCGGGACGCCGTCTCGTGGCCACCGGTCGAGCGCGGTCACGAACGCGTCCTGCACGGCGTCCTCGGCGAGTGAGATGTCACCGAAGACGCGGGTCAGCGTGGCCACGGCCTGTCCGTAGGCCGCGCGGAACGCGCCTTCGACGTCGTCCATCAACGGTGGCCGTCAGTGGCCGGCCTGGAGGCGTCCGGTCGCCCGGAAGGGTGTGACCTCGATCGAGTGATCGGTGGCCTCGACGACCTTCTCCGCCCAGCCCAGCGCCGCGTCGAGGTCATCGGCGTTGATGATGTAGAAGCCGCCGATGTGCTCCTTCGCCTCCACGAAAGGCCCGTCGGTGGTCACCTTGTCGAGGCCGGTGCCGCCGCTGACCACCGTGGCTGCGTCTGGCCCGTGCAGAGCACCACCGAATACGAAGGCGCCCGCGCTGTCCAGCTCCTCTTCCAGCGCGATGATGCGACCCATGAACGCCTGCATGTCCTCGGGTGACGACGGAGCACGGCTGCGCTCCCCCTGTACGTCGTACAGCGACAGAAGGTACTGGTTCATCCGGACTCCTTCGGTTCGGCGGGAGGATCCCGCTTCGACCTACTGACGAACGGCCAGCGGTCGATCAGGACGCCTTCGCCCCAGAGTCTCAGTAAATGTCCACGCTCGCGCCTACGCTGCGATCATGAACCGTATTGACCGCCTGTACGCCCTGGTCGAGGAGCTGCGCGCGGCAGGGCCACGCGGTCGAACGGCGCGGCAGTTGGCCGGGCACTTCGAGGTAAGTCTCCGCACGATCGAACGGGATCTGAGTGCGCTCGGGCAGGCCGGCGTACCGCTCGCCACCAAGGCGGGGAGAGGCGGCGGGTTCACGCTGGACCGCTCGATGAGCCTCCCGCCGTTGAACTTCACGCCCCGCGAGGCGG from Kribbella sp. NBC_00709 carries:
- a CDS encoding YciI family protein, translating into MNQYLLSLYDVQGERSRAPSSPEDMQAFMGRIIALEEELDSAGAFVFGGALHGPDAATVVSGGTGLDKVTTDGPFVEAKEHIGGFYIINADDLDAALGWAEKVVEATDHSIEVTPFRATGRLQAGH